Below is a genomic region from Henckelia pumila isolate YLH828 chromosome 3, ASM3356847v2, whole genome shotgun sequence.
TCAATCTCCAAAAACACACTCTCTTTTTCTGCTTCATCTGATCTTGAATCCCACTTCCTTTATCCCCACTTGGGCTCCACTAGACCTTCGGGGACTCGCCTCCCATCATCTCAAGACAACACAGCTAATAACTTTTTCATGGAATCCAACGCTTCCTCCAATCCACCACCCAAATTAGATTGCAGGTTCATTTGTTATACTATATTTGGAGTTTGAATGAAAGCCTTTTGCTTGATTACTTCTTTCTCCGTTTTTGAGGTTATATATTGAGTGTATTAGTTGAAGTGCAGGAACAGTTACGGACAGGGAATAATCCTTACAATGGGTTCATCGGTGTCCCAAATGAAACACAGAGAATATTCTTGCGATGTGTCTTCCAACATCGATCAGCCCAAGAAAACGATGCATCATTTTCTTGAAGAACATCCACTCAAAGAAGATCCCACGGATCAATATTCTTGGTTGAATAATAATCCCGTGGAGAAAAGGGCACCAAACTCTCTTCATGACTTCTTCATGACACACAAATGGTGAGAGGACTTGAGTAAATTAAGTGCACGAACCTAACAAAATTCCTTCATGAGCACTGAAATTtttgtttcaattttttttgcagaaaaaaaaaaggggaGTCTTTTGAAACGAAAAACAGGAGAAAATTCAAAGGGCAGCAGAGTAATTGGAGGATGGATGATGGGACAGTGCTTTATTTTCTGTTTAAGCAATCAGTAGACATGTGTAGTGTGGCCTGGGAACTGTTGTTTTTTCAGTGTTTGAAGTGGGGAGGGGGGAATCATGTTTTGTAAGGTGAACTGGGGAAATCCCCTTGGGGATTTTGCTTTCTCAGATTGTATTTGTTTCCTATTACTGGTAttagtatttattttgtttgaaaGGCATCTGCCAATTTTGCCACATGTGCTGTACTTTTTTGCATCACAAGATACACACTAGATACTTCCTTCACTGTCCACTCTTTTAGTACTTTCAATCCcccattatatatatgtttttcttTAAATATGGATAAATGGTTAATAAACTATTATGATAAGTCTTGCAATATTCAGTTTTTATGACAAGACTTTCAATATTCAGTTTGGTGCGACTAATTTGTGTCGATGAGATGATGCATCTGATGTGTAGCCTGATCAATCTCATGTTCGATTCGATTGATTTGGTCGATATGTAACCTGAGTGATTGAAGAcgttcgaaaattttgtaaagAAAAGTGTAAGAAATATAACTTTTTCTAAAATCATTTTCCTTGGCGATGGTGGATCGATTAGTTGTATCACAAGAGTGTCGAGTTCTGAAAAGTTGTGGTTGTAGTACCCATTGTCACAGATGGGTTGAAAGTAATTGATTGCTTGATTTGGTATATAAAAGATTTTTCACCAACTATATTTCATCTGGAGTAATAATTTCTGTAAACGAAGATGGATATAAACGAATTATTTATCTATTGGTATTTTTAGCTATACAAAGTAAGTATTACATGTGCCCATCATGTGATCGTGAATTCGTGATTGCATAGTTTTGGACCTGGGGCTTGACCAATTTTGgtttgaaaattaaatatattagatTCTTTGGAAACAAAAATCTCGATGGATTTTTTGAATGTAAAATTTGGTGAGTAGAGCCTGTTTGGATTTCatagatattttttaaataaagtgttttttttaaactacaatttttttctttaaaaaatttctaattttgactttaaaaaatatttttttaaacactTAAATGGTCATCCAAACACCTTATTAACCAAAAAAAcacagtttttttaaaaaaaatattttctgatctggCTTTTGATATCAAACGGGGCATAAGACTCCTTTTAGACATGTATTATTAaccattttataaaaatattttttacaaacaaaaaattaataaagattttaaaaattattttaaaaataaatatgcattTAAACAActatttcataaaaatatttttataataaaaaataattaaaagttgcTTGGACAACTATTCTATTACtctttaattctaatattctaatttctcttcttttttttcatGTTTGCGATTTAATACTGGCTTCAcctgatttttttattttaaaaatataaaaaaaatgcatctcggttatttttaaaaatttatacttGAAAAACatttgttataaaaaaaaacatttataaacgttttacaaaaaattgtccaaacatatacttttttttaaaaaaaaactgaacATTTTAAAAGTATTTAATTTATCCACACTGACTAAAAGAACATTTATTTGGACAAGTAAATTCGATGTTTTTTCTTATAGTTTTATTTTGCTGGAGCATAGATATAATGCCGTAAAAAAATACTGATATGTCCTATGCTTAGTATTCTAAAAAGCTCGTTTAAGTGACGCTTAATCTCGCTTAAGCTTTAATACGCTTAAACTCGATTAAACTTGATACGCTTAATCTCGCTTAAACTTTAATACGCTTAAtataagattttatttaatgtttgtcttaaaatta
It encodes:
- the LOC140893230 gene encoding growth-regulating factor 4 — protein: MNIARSSGSSSTWPFTAVQWQELEHQALVFKYMVSGLPIPPDLLFTIRRSLDPSVHASKFLIHQPQHFGWNGFEMGFGRKMDPEPGRCRRTDGKKWRCSKEAYPDSKYCERHMHRGRNRSRKPVEINPINVATSISKNTLSFSASSDLESHFLYPHLGSTRPSGTRLPSSQDNTANNFFMESNASSNPPPKLDCRNSYGQGIILTMGSSVSQMKHREYSCDVSSNIDQPKKTMHHFLEEHPLKEDPTDQYSWLNNNPVEKRAPNSLHDFFMTHK